A genomic region of Gemmata massiliana contains the following coding sequences:
- the treY gene encoding malto-oligosyltrehalose synthase translates to MSSSYTPVRAAHVPGATYRLQFHAGFRLRDARAVVPYLHALGVTHLYASPILKARPGSTHGYDVIDHSALNPEVGTEDDLAALGADLRERGMGLLLDAVPNHMCVGTGNSWWADLLEHGQASRFAGHFDIAWNDSPRPQMHGRLLLPVLGDQYGAVLESGQFVPAFENGGFAVRVHDNQLPLDPRTYDRILAPAAILVREKFGPEHPSVIELASVLHAVKNLPPRTETDAARVAEMRVEVIAICRRLTELAERFPEAADAISAALVTIAGKAGDPASFAALDELLEAQAYRPCFWRVASDEINYRRFFDVNDLAALSTEHAEVFDAVHATWFRWVRAGIADGLRIDHPDGLFDPKEYLDRLQSACGGEKPLYVVVEKILGDGETLPPDWACAGTTGYEFIHAVNGLFVDRSGEGPLTAFYQQFTGLDDPWPEVVYRGKRQVSQSSLASELNALAHQLDRIARRDRRSRDFTLNGIRKALREVVACFPVYRSYVTDTVTDTDKAVIGKATRWAYRRNPLLGKTVFDFIRDTVLLKDSPSGPASSEYRALQRSFAGKFQQVTSPVAAKGVEDTAFYVYNRLTSLNEVGGEPGKFGWKPDAVHAFLAARITMPGGLSPLSTHDTKRGEDVRARISVLSEIPEEWAERVTHWSGLNHAHRTEVDGTLAPGANEEYLLYQTLVGAWPFLGEGVKGGAGEGVKKIEGAEVFISPSPAHPFTPSDFTPRIREYMRKALAEAKVHTSWINPNPEYEAAIATFIDRVLDADVSGAFLRDLGAFAERVAGFGRINSLAQTLIRCAAPGVPDTYQGTESWDFSLVDPDNRRPVDYDSRAEWLRDIDARSATSDGRNRLARELAASLSDPRTKLFVTALALRARREWPDVFARGKYVPLAAIGDQTDRVFAFLRTDGSRAAAVIVPRLPARHSAWGDTALPLPEEFTAARWENVFTGAAVEPSGGSLPVGAVLGAFPVALLRTV, encoded by the coding sequence ATGAGTTCCTCCTACACCCCGGTGCGTGCGGCGCACGTTCCCGGGGCGACGTACCGGCTCCAGTTTCACGCCGGTTTCAGACTTCGCGATGCCCGTGCGGTCGTGCCTTACTTGCACGCGCTCGGTGTTACGCACCTCTATGCCTCTCCCATCTTAAAAGCGCGCCCAGGGAGCACACACGGTTACGACGTAATCGACCACTCCGCGCTGAACCCCGAAGTGGGAACGGAAGACGATCTCGCCGCACTCGGCGCGGACCTGCGCGAGCGCGGCATGGGGTTACTTTTGGACGCGGTGCCGAACCACATGTGTGTGGGAACCGGGAACTCGTGGTGGGCGGACCTGCTCGAACACGGTCAAGCGTCGCGGTTCGCCGGGCACTTCGACATCGCATGGAACGATTCGCCGCGCCCGCAGATGCACGGCCGGTTGCTGCTCCCCGTACTGGGTGACCAGTATGGGGCCGTTCTCGAATCCGGGCAATTCGTGCCCGCGTTCGAGAACGGCGGGTTCGCCGTCCGCGTCCACGACAACCAGCTCCCGCTCGATCCGCGCACCTACGACCGTATTCTCGCACCGGCCGCGATCCTCGTGCGCGAGAAGTTCGGCCCCGAGCACCCGTCGGTGATCGAATTGGCGAGCGTTCTCCACGCGGTCAAAAATCTTCCGCCACGAACAGAGACGGACGCAGCGCGCGTTGCGGAAATGCGCGTGGAGGTAATTGCAATTTGTCGCCGGCTCACAGAACTCGCCGAGCGGTTCCCCGAAGCGGCCGACGCGATAAGCGCGGCCCTGGTCACCATCGCGGGGAAAGCGGGCGATCCAGCGAGCTTCGCCGCGCTCGACGAACTCCTCGAAGCGCAAGCGTACCGCCCGTGTTTCTGGCGCGTCGCTTCGGACGAGATCAACTACCGCCGGTTCTTCGACGTGAACGACCTCGCCGCGCTCAGTACCGAGCACGCAGAGGTGTTCGACGCGGTCCACGCGACCTGGTTCCGCTGGGTGCGTGCGGGGATCGCCGATGGGCTGCGCATCGACCACCCGGACGGCCTGTTCGATCCCAAAGAGTACCTCGACCGGCTCCAGTCCGCGTGCGGGGGCGAGAAACCGCTCTACGTCGTGGTGGAGAAGATCCTCGGCGACGGCGAAACACTGCCCCCCGATTGGGCGTGTGCCGGGACAACGGGTTACGAGTTCATTCACGCAGTCAACGGTCTATTCGTCGATCGTTCAGGCGAAGGCCCGCTCACCGCGTTCTACCAGCAGTTCACCGGGCTAGACGATCCGTGGCCCGAAGTGGTGTACCGCGGGAAGCGCCAGGTGTCGCAGTCGTCGCTCGCGAGCGAACTAAACGCGCTCGCGCACCAACTCGACCGCATCGCACGCCGCGACCGGCGCAGCCGCGACTTCACGCTCAACGGTATCCGGAAAGCACTGCGCGAGGTGGTCGCGTGTTTCCCGGTGTACCGGTCCTACGTTACCGACACCGTAACCGACACCGATAAGGCCGTCATTGGGAAAGCGACGCGCTGGGCGTACCGGCGGAACCCGCTGCTAGGCAAGACGGTGTTCGATTTCATCCGCGATACTGTACTCCTGAAAGATTCGCCGAGCGGCCCGGCGTCGTCCGAATACCGCGCCCTCCAGCGGAGCTTCGCCGGCAAGTTCCAGCAGGTCACATCGCCGGTGGCGGCCAAGGGCGTGGAAGACACTGCGTTCTACGTGTACAACCGGCTCACCTCGCTCAACGAAGTGGGCGGGGAGCCGGGAAAGTTTGGATGGAAGCCGGACGCGGTTCACGCCTTTCTCGCCGCCCGTATCACAATGCCCGGCGGGTTATCACCGCTCTCGACACACGACACCAAGCGCGGTGAAGACGTGCGGGCGCGAATCAGCGTGCTGTCGGAGATCCCCGAAGAATGGGCCGAGCGCGTCACGCACTGGTCCGGGCTGAACCACGCGCACAGAACCGAAGTCGACGGCACGCTCGCTCCGGGCGCGAACGAAGAGTACCTTCTGTACCAAACGCTCGTCGGTGCGTGGCCCTTCCTTGGTGAGGGGGTGAAGGGGGGAGCGGGTGAAGGGGTGAAAAAGATAGAGGGCGCTGAGGTCTTTATCTCCCCTTCACCCGCTCACCCCTTCACCCCCTCAGATTTTACCCCGCGCATCCGCGAGTACATGCGGAAGGCACTGGCCGAGGCGAAAGTTCACACGAGCTGGATCAACCCGAACCCGGAGTACGAAGCCGCAATCGCGACGTTTATTGACCGCGTGCTGGACGCGGACGTCTCCGGCGCGTTCCTCCGCGATCTGGGGGCGTTCGCCGAGCGCGTGGCGGGGTTCGGGCGCATCAACTCGCTGGCACAAACGCTGATCCGCTGTGCGGCCCCCGGAGTTCCGGATACGTACCAGGGCACAGAATCGTGGGATTTCTCGCTCGTGGATCCGGACAACCGCCGGCCGGTCGATTACGATTCGCGTGCGGAGTGGTTGCGCGATATTGATGCCCGAAGTGCCACGAGCGACGGTCGGAATCGCCTCGCGCGCGAGCTCGCCGCGAGCCTCTCCGACCCGCGCACGAAACTGTTCGTGACCGCTCTCGCACTGCGCGCCCGGCGCGAGTGGCCGGACGTGTTCGCCCGCGGCAAATACGTGCCGCTCGCGGCAATTGGCGATCAGACGGATCGCGTGTTCGCGTTCCTCCGCACGGACGGGTCACGGGCTGCCGCGGTCATCGTTCCGCGCCTGCCGGCCCGTCACAGTGCGTGGGGCGACACCGCATTACCGCTCCCCGAAGAGTTCACGGCGGCGCGTTGGGAGAATGTGTTTACGGGAGCAGCGGTGGAACCGAGCGGCGGTTCCCTGCCGGTGGGCGCGGTCCTGGGAGCGTTCCCGGTAGCACTGCTCCGAACTGTGTGA